The window GATCTGGTAGATGTTCATGCGGGCGCCGACGTCGATGCCCTTCGTGGGCTCGTCCAGCAGCACGACATCCGGCCGCGCCTCGAGCCACTTGGCGATGACGACCTTCTGCTGGTTGCCGCCCGAGAGCGTGCGGGTGAGCGTCGCCGGGCCGCCCTTCACCTGGTACTCGCCGATCAGCTCGCCGATGCGGGTGCTCTCCTTGCGACGGTTGATTACACCGAGGCGCGCGTACTTCGAGATGGTGGCGAGCGTCATGTTCTCGCCGTTGGTGAAGTCCTTCACGAAGCCCTCACGCCGGCGGTCCTCGGTGAGGTAGGCGATGCCCTTCGCCGCGGCTTCGCCGGGTGACTTCGGATGCACCTCCTGACCGTTCAGCGTGACGACGCCGGCGTCTCGCGACTGGTTCCCCGAGATCGAGCGGATGATCGAGCTGCGGCCGCTGCCCACCAGACCGTAGATGCCCAGGACCTCGCCCGGCTTCACCGAGAACGCGATGTCGGTGGCCGAACCGGAACTGAGCCCCGACACCTCGAGCACCGGTCGCGCGGTCGTCTCCACGGGTGCCGGCGGCTCCAGGGCGCTGACGGCCTCGCCGATCATGAGCGTCATCACCTCGGAGGGTGTGGTCTCGATGGTCTTCACCACGTCGACCAGGCGGCCGTTGCGGAGCACCGCGATGCGGTCGGACATCGAGAAGACCTCCGGCATGCGGTGCGACACGAAGATCACCGAGACACCGGCGGCGCGCTCCCGCTCCACCAGGGCGAGCACGTCCTTGAAG of the Herbiconiux flava genome contains:
- a CDS encoding sugar ABC transporter ATP-binding protein; its protein translation is MSDPSTTKTVAFEAVGVSKSYPGVTALDGVSLSGYAGEVLAICGANGAGKSTLARLLAGQEQPTSGSIRIAGWDKQIAGPADAADAGILLMHQEPMIIDDFTVAENVWIKSISSAGSVRPWGLTSRRRAQATRDVLASVGLHGVSPDRLGRDLGPGLRQMLALSRTQVNDHTVLLLDETTASTTEEHFKDVLALVERERAAGVSVIFVSHRMPEVFSMSDRIAVLRNGRLVDVVKTIETTPSEVMTLMIGEAVSALEPPAPVETTARPVLEVSGLSSGSATDIAFSVKPGEVLGIYGLVGSGRSSIIRSISGNQSRDAGVVTLNGQEVHPKSPGEAAAKGIAYLTEDRRREGFVKDFTNGENMTLATISKYARLGVINRRKESTRIGELIGEYQVKGGPATLTRTLSGGNQQKVVIAKWLEARPDVVLLDEPTKGIDVGARMNIYQIVHGLAEEGKAVVVVTSEAEEALMLCNRILVLKEGRFVGEFTPATSTTDDLIRASLAGVTA